One genomic region from Siniperca chuatsi isolate FFG_IHB_CAS linkage group LG18, ASM2008510v1, whole genome shotgun sequence encodes:
- the nfkbil1 gene encoding NF-kappa-B inhibitor-like protein 1, producing the protein MVSHKQKKVWKYVEEGSLLKLKSYLRKHRDLDVNFSQGRRERSPLHLACCLGDDAVLRLLLEHGADVLQKDRKGDTALHTAVNRALKRGRTAYDDLVVPLKKSCPQAMNAPNSAGVTPEDLLKWMKHTETAENTSRPTEQDSEKEWLEKLFGECEDEFCETFGVYDADDFLPVDDDDVDFGDWADRIRKEYFDKKHAEAQRLAASSSGWKRRKSKQEREQEEQSNKELHERLQREHEEYLARAARKEEETRQGKKRRYEEGCAATFHAGSSAGSTKLSYGDIPWPAPRGTVQEMVDVMLHGVDRKDAPVFRKVLRKQQALWHPDKFAQRCEARLEEKDKKRVLDTVTALSQELNRLAQSLRT; encoded by the exons ATGGTGTCTCACAAACAGAAGAAGGTGTGGAAATACGTGGAGGAGGGCAGTCTGCTGAAGCTGAAGTCGTACCTCCGGAAGCACCGGGACCTGGATGTGAACTTCTCCcagggcaggagggagaggagcCCGCTACACCTGGCCTGCTGCCTGGGAGACGACGCTGTGCTGCGGCTGCTGCTCGAACACGGAGCCGATGTTCTCCAGAAGGACCGTAAAGGAGACACAGCGTTACACACCGCAGTCAACAGGGCTCTGAAACGCGGGAGGACGG CGTATGATGACCTGGTTGTGCCTCTCAAAAAGAGCTGTCCACAAGCTATGAATGCTCCCAACAGTGCTGGAGTCACACCTGAAGACCTGCTGAAGTGGATGAAACATACTGAG ACTGCAGAAAACACGAGCCGCCCGACTGAACAAGACTCTGAGAAGGAGTGGCTGGAGAAGCTGTTTGGTGAATGCGAGGATGAATTCTGCGAAACCTTTGGAGTATATGATG CGGATGATTTTCTTCCTGTTGATGACGACGACGTAGACTTCGGGGACTGGGCTGATCGTATTAGAAAAGAGTATTTCGATAAAAAGCACGCTGAAGCTCAAAGACTGGCAGCGTCGTCTTCTGGatggaaaaggaggaagagtaaacaagagagagagcaggaggagcaaAGCAACAAGGAGCTGCATGAGAGGCTGCAGAGGGAACATGAAGAGTATCTGGCACGAGCAGCAcgaaaagaggaagagactcGGCAGGGTAAGAAGCGCAGGTACGAGGAGGGGTGTGCGGCTACTTTTCACGCTGGCTCTTCAGCTGGCAGCACAAAGCTGAGCTATGGTGACATCCCATGGCCAGCTCCTCGAGGTACAGTGCAGGAGATGGTGGACGTGATGCTGCACGGTGTGGACCGAAAGGACGCGCCAGTGTTTCGTAAAGTGCTCCGGAAGCAGCAAGCGCTGTGGCATCCAGATAAATTCGCTCAGCGATGTGAAGCTCGGTTAGAGGAGAAGGACAAGAAACGGGTCCTGGATACAGTCACAGCTCTCTCACAGGAGCTCAACAGACTGGCCCAGAGTCTGAGGACTTAA
- the atp6v0a2a gene encoding V-type proton ATPase 116 kDa subunit a2 isoform X1, with protein sequence MVFRSEEMCLAQLFLQSGSEYDCISELGELGLVEFRDLNPSVSSFQRRFVSEIKRCEEMERILGYLLREIQKANIAIPEEDESPLAPPPRQVLEIMEQLQRLEMELSEVAQNKEKLRRNLLELTEYTHMLKITRTFIHSRSRHEALGPQYEEFPTMETDSVTGCTGMQRLGAKLGFVSGLIQRVKVEAFERMLWRVCKGYTILSYAEVDENLADLDTGEISKSVVFLISFWGDQIGQKVQKICDCYHCHLYPHPENDEERADVLDSLRTRIQDLNNVLHRTEDYLRQVLQKASESVYTWVVQVKKMKAIYHILNLCSFDVTNKCLIAEVWCPVSDLANLRGALEEGARKGDATVPSFVNRIPSTDTPPTLLRTNKFTSGFQSIVEAYGVGDYREVSPAPYTIITFPFLFAVMFGDLGHGMVMSLFALWMVLTEKKQKKKPSSNEIWAMFFNGRYIILMMGLFSIYTGLIYNDCFSKSLNLFGSGWSVKAMFANQQWTNKTLQTNALLTLDPNVSGVFSGPYPFGIDPIWNMAVNRLSFLNSYKMKMSVVIGVIHMSFGVVLSVFNHLHFRQKFNVYLLFLPELLFLLCLFGYLVFMIFYKWLAFGARDSSQAPSILIHFINMFVMQGKDITPLFRGQTGLQIFLVVIAMLSVPVLLLGKPLYLYWLYRGGKSLRRRRGYERVRRVSEDDNSTTPTYEDDEEEGLDEMTSREALPKEFDFADVLLYQAIHTIEYCLGCISNTASYLRLWALSLAHAQLSEVLWGMVMRLGLRITTRVGVVFLVPVFGLFAMLTVSILLVMEGLSAFLHALRLHWVEFQNKFYHGTGVKFVPFDFSLLPSVFEQDGLL encoded by the exons ATGGTGTTTCGGAGTGAGGAGATGTGCTTGGCGCAATTGTTTCTGCAGTCCGGCTCTGAATATGACTGCATCAGTGAGCTCGGAGAGCTGGGGCTGGTCGAGTTTCGAGAT CTCAACCCAAGTGTCAGCTCATTCCAGCGGCGCTTCGTCAGCGAAATCAAGAGAtgtgaggagatggagagaattCTGG GCTACCTTCTGAGGGAGATCCAAAAGGCTAACATCGCCATTCCAGAGGAGGATGAGAGTCCACTTGCTCCTCCCCCCAGACAAGTCCTTGAGATCATG GAGCAGCTTCAGAGGCTGGAGATGGAGCTCAGCGAGGTGGCTCAAAACAAGGAGAAGCTGCGGAGGAACCTCCTGGAGCTCACcgagtacacacacatgctgaagATCACGCGGACCTTCATACACAGCCGCTCcaga CATGAGGCTCTTGGTCCCCAGTATGAAGAATTTCCCACTATGGAGACAGACTCGGTGACAGGATGCACCGGTATGCAAAGACTTGGAGCCAAGCTGGG GTTTGTTTCAGGTCTTATCCAGCGGGTGAAGGTGGAGGCCTTTGAGCGCATGTTGTGGAGAGTGTGTAAGGGTTACACCATCCTCAGCTACGCAGAAGTGGATGAGAACCTCGCTGATCTCGACACT GGTGAGATAAGCAAAAGCGTTGTGTTTCTCATCTCTTTCTGGGGAGACCAGATCGGACAGAAAGTTCAAAAAATCTGCGACTG TTACCACTGCCATCTTTATCCGCACCCTGAGAATGATGAGGAGCGGGCAGATGTGTTAGACAGCTTAAGGACACGCATCCAAGATCTTAACAAT GTGCTGCATCGCACTGAGGACTACCTGAGGCAGGTTCTGCAGAAGGCCTCGGAGTCTGTCTATACCTGGGTTGTGCAGGTGAAAAAGATGAAGGCAATCTACCATATCCTGAACCTCTGCAGCTTCGATGTCACCAACAAGTGTCTGATTGCGGAGGTGTGGTGTCCCGTCAGTGACCTGGCAAACCTGCGTGGGGCGCTAGAAGAGGGCGCG AGAAAAGGTGATGCCACTGTACCGTCCTTTGTGAACCGCATCCCAAGTACTGACACTCCACCCACCCTGTTAAGAACCAACAAGTTCACATCTGGCTTTCAGAGCATTGTGGAGGCTTATGGGGTGGGGGACTATCGCGAGGTAAGCCCAG CTCCCTACACCATCATCACATTCCCCTTTCTGTTTGCTGTCATGTTTGGCGACCTCGGGCACGGGATGGTAATGAGTCTCTTCGCCTTGTGGATGGTGCTGACggaaaaaaagcagaagaagaaacctTCGAGTAATGAG ATATGGGCAATGTTCTTCAACGGGCGTTACATCATCCTAATGATGGGGCTTTTCTCTATCTACACCGGGCTGATTTACAATGACTGTTTCTCCAAGTCTCTCAACTTATTTGGCTCTGGCTGGAGCGTCAAGGCCATGTTCGCAAATCAGCAGTGGAC AAACAAAACCCTCCAAACAAATGCTTTGCTCACGTTAGACCCTAATGTCAGTGGTGTTTTCAGCGGGCCGTACCCATTTGGCATCGATCCT ATATGGAACATGGCGGTGAACCGGCTGTCCTTCCTCAACTCCTACAAGATGAAGATGTCAGTTGTTATTGGGGTCATCCACATGAGCTTCGGAGTGGTGCTGAGTGTCTTCAATCACTT GCACTTCCGACAGAAATTTAATGTCTATCTGCTATTTCTTCCTGAGCTGCTCTTCCTGCTTTGTCTCTTTGGCTACCTGGTCTTCATGATTTTCTACAAGTGGTTGGCATTCGGTGCACGAGACTCCAGCCAGGCTCCCAGCATCCTCATCCACTTCATTAACATGTTCGTCATGCAGGGGAAGGATATCACTCCTCTCTTCCGAGGACAG ACTGGGCTGCAAATTTTCTTAGTTGTGATAGCTATGCTGTCGGTTCCTGTGCTGTTGTTAGGAAAACCTCTTTACTTGTATTGGCTGTATCGTGGAGGCAAAAGCCTGCGCAGACGCAGA GGTTATGAGAGGGTGAGGCGCGTAAGTGAGGACGACAATTCCACAACACCAACctatgaagatgatgaagaggagggacTTGATGAAATGACCAGCAGAGAAGCTCTTCCCAAAGAG TTTGACTTTGCGGATGTGCTGCTGTACCAGGCCATTCACACCATAGAGTACTGCCTGGGCTGCATTTCCAACACTGCATCATACCTGCGTCTCTGGGCGCTCAGCTTGGCTCATGCCC AGCTGTCAGAGGTGTTGTGGGGCATGGTGATGCGCCTGGGTCTGAGGATCACCACGAGAGTTGGGGTGGTGTTTTTGGTCCCTGTGTTCGGCCTCTTCGCCATGCTCACCGTGTCCATTCTACTAGTCATGGAAGGCTTATCAGCGTTCCTCCATGCTCTCCGACTTCACTG GGTGGAGTTTCAGAACAAATTCTACCATGGGACCGGTGTCAAGTTTGTGCCCTTCGACTTCTCCCTCCTGCCCTCTGTTTTTGAACAAGACggcttgctttaa
- the atp6v0a2a gene encoding V-type proton ATPase 116 kDa subunit a2 isoform X2, translating to MVFRSEEMCLAQLFLQSGSEYDCISELGELGLVEFRDLNPSVSSFQRRFVSEIKRCEEMERILGYLLREIQKANIAIPEEDESPLAPPPRQVLEIMEQLQRLEMELSEVAQNKEKLRRNLLELTEYTHMLKITRTFIHSRSRYEEFPTMETDSVTGCTGMQRLGAKLGFVSGLIQRVKVEAFERMLWRVCKGYTILSYAEVDENLADLDTGEISKSVVFLISFWGDQIGQKVQKICDCYHCHLYPHPENDEERADVLDSLRTRIQDLNNVLHRTEDYLRQVLQKASESVYTWVVQVKKMKAIYHILNLCSFDVTNKCLIAEVWCPVSDLANLRGALEEGARKGDATVPSFVNRIPSTDTPPTLLRTNKFTSGFQSIVEAYGVGDYREVSPAPYTIITFPFLFAVMFGDLGHGMVMSLFALWMVLTEKKQKKKPSSNEIWAMFFNGRYIILMMGLFSIYTGLIYNDCFSKSLNLFGSGWSVKAMFANQQWTNKTLQTNALLTLDPNVSGVFSGPYPFGIDPIWNMAVNRLSFLNSYKMKMSVVIGVIHMSFGVVLSVFNHLHFRQKFNVYLLFLPELLFLLCLFGYLVFMIFYKWLAFGARDSSQAPSILIHFINMFVMQGKDITPLFRGQTGLQIFLVVIAMLSVPVLLLGKPLYLYWLYRGGKSLRRRRGYERVRRVSEDDNSTTPTYEDDEEEGLDEMTSREALPKEFDFADVLLYQAIHTIEYCLGCISNTASYLRLWALSLAHAQLSEVLWGMVMRLGLRITTRVGVVFLVPVFGLFAMLTVSILLVMEGLSAFLHALRLHWVEFQNKFYHGTGVKFVPFDFSLLPSVFEQDGLL from the exons ATGGTGTTTCGGAGTGAGGAGATGTGCTTGGCGCAATTGTTTCTGCAGTCCGGCTCTGAATATGACTGCATCAGTGAGCTCGGAGAGCTGGGGCTGGTCGAGTTTCGAGAT CTCAACCCAAGTGTCAGCTCATTCCAGCGGCGCTTCGTCAGCGAAATCAAGAGAtgtgaggagatggagagaattCTGG GCTACCTTCTGAGGGAGATCCAAAAGGCTAACATCGCCATTCCAGAGGAGGATGAGAGTCCACTTGCTCCTCCCCCCAGACAAGTCCTTGAGATCATG GAGCAGCTTCAGAGGCTGGAGATGGAGCTCAGCGAGGTGGCTCAAAACAAGGAGAAGCTGCGGAGGAACCTCCTGGAGCTCACcgagtacacacacatgctgaagATCACGCGGACCTTCATACACAGCCGCTCcaga TATGAAGAATTTCCCACTATGGAGACAGACTCGGTGACAGGATGCACCGGTATGCAAAGACTTGGAGCCAAGCTGGG GTTTGTTTCAGGTCTTATCCAGCGGGTGAAGGTGGAGGCCTTTGAGCGCATGTTGTGGAGAGTGTGTAAGGGTTACACCATCCTCAGCTACGCAGAAGTGGATGAGAACCTCGCTGATCTCGACACT GGTGAGATAAGCAAAAGCGTTGTGTTTCTCATCTCTTTCTGGGGAGACCAGATCGGACAGAAAGTTCAAAAAATCTGCGACTG TTACCACTGCCATCTTTATCCGCACCCTGAGAATGATGAGGAGCGGGCAGATGTGTTAGACAGCTTAAGGACACGCATCCAAGATCTTAACAAT GTGCTGCATCGCACTGAGGACTACCTGAGGCAGGTTCTGCAGAAGGCCTCGGAGTCTGTCTATACCTGGGTTGTGCAGGTGAAAAAGATGAAGGCAATCTACCATATCCTGAACCTCTGCAGCTTCGATGTCACCAACAAGTGTCTGATTGCGGAGGTGTGGTGTCCCGTCAGTGACCTGGCAAACCTGCGTGGGGCGCTAGAAGAGGGCGCG AGAAAAGGTGATGCCACTGTACCGTCCTTTGTGAACCGCATCCCAAGTACTGACACTCCACCCACCCTGTTAAGAACCAACAAGTTCACATCTGGCTTTCAGAGCATTGTGGAGGCTTATGGGGTGGGGGACTATCGCGAGGTAAGCCCAG CTCCCTACACCATCATCACATTCCCCTTTCTGTTTGCTGTCATGTTTGGCGACCTCGGGCACGGGATGGTAATGAGTCTCTTCGCCTTGTGGATGGTGCTGACggaaaaaaagcagaagaagaaacctTCGAGTAATGAG ATATGGGCAATGTTCTTCAACGGGCGTTACATCATCCTAATGATGGGGCTTTTCTCTATCTACACCGGGCTGATTTACAATGACTGTTTCTCCAAGTCTCTCAACTTATTTGGCTCTGGCTGGAGCGTCAAGGCCATGTTCGCAAATCAGCAGTGGAC AAACAAAACCCTCCAAACAAATGCTTTGCTCACGTTAGACCCTAATGTCAGTGGTGTTTTCAGCGGGCCGTACCCATTTGGCATCGATCCT ATATGGAACATGGCGGTGAACCGGCTGTCCTTCCTCAACTCCTACAAGATGAAGATGTCAGTTGTTATTGGGGTCATCCACATGAGCTTCGGAGTGGTGCTGAGTGTCTTCAATCACTT GCACTTCCGACAGAAATTTAATGTCTATCTGCTATTTCTTCCTGAGCTGCTCTTCCTGCTTTGTCTCTTTGGCTACCTGGTCTTCATGATTTTCTACAAGTGGTTGGCATTCGGTGCACGAGACTCCAGCCAGGCTCCCAGCATCCTCATCCACTTCATTAACATGTTCGTCATGCAGGGGAAGGATATCACTCCTCTCTTCCGAGGACAG ACTGGGCTGCAAATTTTCTTAGTTGTGATAGCTATGCTGTCGGTTCCTGTGCTGTTGTTAGGAAAACCTCTTTACTTGTATTGGCTGTATCGTGGAGGCAAAAGCCTGCGCAGACGCAGA GGTTATGAGAGGGTGAGGCGCGTAAGTGAGGACGACAATTCCACAACACCAACctatgaagatgatgaagaggagggacTTGATGAAATGACCAGCAGAGAAGCTCTTCCCAAAGAG TTTGACTTTGCGGATGTGCTGCTGTACCAGGCCATTCACACCATAGAGTACTGCCTGGGCTGCATTTCCAACACTGCATCATACCTGCGTCTCTGGGCGCTCAGCTTGGCTCATGCCC AGCTGTCAGAGGTGTTGTGGGGCATGGTGATGCGCCTGGGTCTGAGGATCACCACGAGAGTTGGGGTGGTGTTTTTGGTCCCTGTGTTCGGCCTCTTCGCCATGCTCACCGTGTCCATTCTACTAGTCATGGAAGGCTTATCAGCGTTCCTCCATGCTCTCCGACTTCACTG GGTGGAGTTTCAGAACAAATTCTACCATGGGACCGGTGTCAAGTTTGTGCCCTTCGACTTCTCCCTCCTGCCCTCTGTTTTTGAACAAGACggcttgctttaa